Within the Rhinoraja longicauda isolate Sanriku21f unplaced genomic scaffold, sRhiLon1.1 Scf001345, whole genome shotgun sequence genome, the region CAGTAAGAGAATCTCTTCATCAGTAAATGGGTCAGGATATAAAATATCACTGCAGATAAAACCCAACTTTTCTAATTGGCAAAGTGAGCTGGTGGTAGATGAAATAGATATCAGGGTAGCTACTGGGAGCAGTTAGTCATTTGTGCATGGGTTTTTTTAAACGATGGTTTCTCTTTTTTCCATGAGGTAAGTCTGCCAAGCATTTCCCAGGGAAATGAACGGGGGCAGACAACTTACTGCTAAACCTGGGGCAGGGTATTTTTGCCAGAAATGCACGATTCTGCTCCAGATAATAATTCATTCCTCACTTCCGATTACGGACAGCAGGACATATCAACCATTGACAAAGCAGCTTCTGAGCACCGAAAAGATGTTCACTGGTGATAGTGCCAcacaatttcttgattagtatgggtgtcagggattatggggagaaggcaagagaatggggttgagagggaaagataaatcagccatgattggatggcggagtagacttgatgggccgaatggcctaattctgctcctataacatgaacagtGCTATTTCATACTTGTTGCAGGGAACATACAaggcattcagcccaacttgtctgtgCCAGGGTTTATGTTCTACCATCTATTCCACGTCTCTTGACAACAGTGACCTATTGAAGTGGATTTGACTCCTGATGGACCATCAAAAACCAAAGATTGGACAAATTCTTGCCCAGCATTCCATGAGACCTCTAGATCTATTTTTACAGCAATGTTTAACCAAAAACACATGCTGTGATTTGAAGAAAGTGTGAGGAAAAGTTTTTTCCATTCACAAACTAGGTTAGCTCAAAGACACAGCTAAGGTTCTGTTTTTCCACAGTCTGACTGCAAAAATTCAGTGCTGTAGAAACTTCTCAAGGTGCTGATCCACTTAGAGCTCCTCCCACATTAAATCAGTCATTCTGTGAAAATTGATGATAAGGGACGAATTAGCCTAACTAGGTTCAAATGCGAGGACTTAGAAGAGCAAGTTAGACACAGAAGAGTTTGTTGAATGTAAAGAGGAGGGGTTTAATCAATCAAACGTCATTAGTACATTTTTTATATCATATaatggagggttggggagggtggTAGATGAACTTGGGAACCGAAAAAAATCTAAAGTCAGGTCGGATTAATCTGTGCAAGGGAGAGGGGTCTTCAGAGTTGATTAGTGAGTTGAACGAACAATTACAGTTAAGAGTTGAAACTATGCAGgtcttttttaacacaaaaaattatAGCTCTGTAAGGTAGCATTTCTTGTAAAATCGTGTATCATGTAATTCTTTTGCAGTTATTGTAAGTAGTAATAAGTAGtattatttattttcaataaTTTCTGTAAGAGAGTTCAGAGTTGAGCTGCACGAAGTATTGGCTAGCTTTACCCCACCAGCATGGGTTCAGATAATTGATGTCGGGGGGGACGGACTACCTATGCTCTTCAATTGCATCAGTGAATCATGTTTTCCCCTCCCTTGCGAGCTTACCTAGCTattgaataaatacatttaacctgTTCACCCCAGCTTCTCCCCGAAGTAGTGAGTTCCACGTTTTGAACCACTCTCTAGGAAAGTAGTTTCTCTCTAATTCTCTGTTGGATTTATTAGCAACCCTTATATTTATGGGCATTTGGCCAAACCAGTCAGCCATTCCAACACGGTGCACCTACCGCTGCTCTCTCCGCTTCCCTCTCACGTTCccgctctctttccctctctttctctttctccttttCCTTCTCCTTCTCTTCCTTGGCCTTCTGCTCCGCTTCTCGCCTGGCCTTCTCTATCACTTCTTCCCGCTTCTTGGCCAGCTTTGAGCCTTGCAATGGTACAAAGTAGAAGTCTGTTCTTCCACAGGAGTTGTAGCCACGATCCAAATACTTAATGAACCTGAAACAATGCACAAAGGGGAAACGTCGGTAAACCAAAACTTAcagttttttatttgcaagttacaGGGCAAAATAAAACCAAAAGCTTGCGATAATAAGTTTTTGAACAGAAAAATATCACCTCATATATAATTACACCaggcataatttttttttaaagcattttgaaTAGCACTAGTTATTCAACATATTTTATAAAATGATCGGTAATAATGAATACATAAAGAAAGGTCACCTGGCTGACTGACTGGCGTGGCTCGGAATGCTAACCACCGTTGGTTCTGGAGATGGACTTCTGTTTGGAGATGGTGGGGGGCTATCTGGATCCTCTTGCTCGTCCGGGACTTCCTCTTTAATCTGAATGTTGGTCATGGTGGCGGGAGGAGTGTTTGTAACGTTGCCGGTGGAACACATGGATGTCACGATGGACGCTGTAGGCTGAATGGTGGAAATTGGCGCCACGCTGGAGGCGGAGGTTGCCGTCGAAGACGCAATATTGGGAGCACCAGACGGGATGAAGGAATGCTGGGCATATGACGGCTGGGGAGGGACTTGGTGGGGCACGGCTTGGGGATGCGTTGCGCTTGCTGGGAGATTCTGGGCTTGGGTTAATACAGGGGGTTGTGCGGGGGGAGGCAGGATCTGCTGCGTTTGGGGCATTAACTGCAATGGTGGTGGATGAACGGAGGGTGTATGGTGGGTAGAAAGGGAACTCAGCGGTTTTAAAGCTGGAGGAGGCGGGAGGTTTGAAGGCatctgtgggaatggaggatggccTGCGAGATGGGTAGGTGGTTTATGGGACTGCTGGTTGGAAATGGGTGTAATTGGGGTCGTGGGCGGCGGTTTAATATGAGGCATCGTGACAGGGGCAGGCAGCAAAGGCTGGGGCTGGGCGGGCGGAGGCTGCACTGGGACCTGCGCCGGAGTGTGCGGCTGCCCCGTGGCCGGCACCTGGGCGGAGGAGGCCTGCGCCATCTGAGGCGGGGGGTTGATGGAGAACGGTGGCCCCTGCAGCTGGTGCTGGATGTGAGCGGGGGCctgcagcgggtgaggcagcggctgcaccagcgaatgcagcggggGCTGCGATTGAGGCTGCAGCTGCTGCTGGATCGGCGGGTGAGGCGACGTGAGTCTCTGGGGATGTAGCTGCGGCGTAGGCTGTATCAGAGAATGAGGCGGCGTCTGGCTCCGAGGCAGTGGAACTGGGGACAACGTTTGAGGAATCGACATGGCGCAGGAAGATGCCGGTGGAGGCATTTGTGGCGGTTCCAGCGAAGTTAGAGGCATGGAGGCACATGGACTCTGAAGGACTTGAGGCTGAGACTGCAGCACTTGCTGCTGGGCCGAGGAGTCAGAATCACTCTCATTGTCCCTTGGGCTTGGTATACTTGGTGACGTGCTGCGATTGTCCTGATCAATATCCTTTGGATCGCTGCTTCCTTCATCATTCACACTGCGGCTGTCAGAACTCTCCCCTTCAGATGGTGAGTTTGGCCTGCTGATctgttttgatttaaaaaaaatagcacaAATCATCAATTAGTAATTGCTCAAATTAGTACCTGCTTATTCTAGTATTTGGTCAAACTAAGTAAATggtcag harbors:
- the LOC144591652 gene encoding arginine-glutamic acid dipeptide repeats protein-like, whose protein sequence is ISRPNSPSEGESSDSRSVNDEGSSDPKDIDQDNRSTSPSIPSPRDNESDSDSSAQQQVLQSQPQVLQSPCASMPLTSLEPPQMPPPASSCAMSIPQTLSPVPLPRSQTPPHSLIQPTPQLHPQRLTSPHPPIQQQLQPQSQPPLHSLVQPLPHPLQAPAHIQHQLQGPPFSINPPPQMAQASSAQVPATGQPHTPAQVPVQPPPAQPQPLLPAPVTMPHIKPPPTTPITPISNQQSHKPPTHLAGHPPFPQMPSNLPPPPALKPLSSLSTHHTPSVHPPPLQLMPQTQQILPPPAQPPVLTQAQNLPASATHPQAVPHQVPPQPSYAQHSFIPSGAPNIASSTATSASSVAPISTIQPTASIVTSMCSTGNVTNTPPATMTNIQIKEEVPDEQEDPDSPPPSPNRSPSPEPTVVSIPSHASQSARFIKYLDRGYNSCGRTDFYFVPLQGSKLAKKREEVIEKARREAEQKAKEEKEKEKEKEKEREREREREREAERAAKASSSSHESRMTESQLVGPTHLRPSFEPPPTTIAAVPPYIGPDTPALRTLSEYARPHVMSPTNRNHPFFVPLNASDPILAYHMPSLYSADHGMRERELREREIREREIREREFRERMKPGFEVKPPELEGLHPAANPMDPFARHGALTIQPAAGVHPFPPFHHGLNPLERERLALAGPQLRPEMSYADRLAAERIHAERMASLANDPLTRLQMFNVTPHHHQHSHIHSHLHLHQQDPLHQGSGGVHPLVDPLAAGPHLARFPYPPGAIPNPLLTQGPHEHEMLRHHPVFGGPYRDLPGAIPAPMSAAHQLQAMHAQSAELQRLAMEQQWLHGHHHMHGGPLPGQEDYYRLWVPINIRQGGNPSCVNSLDCNKTFD